Part of the Candidatus Chlorohelix allophototropha genome, TTCCCGGTTTGTTGTGGCAAAGCGGCGGTTGGTTACCCTTGATATGCGGATGCCTTGCCGTGTTGCTCGCCGGATTCCTCGCCGTCATGTGGGTCTGCCGCTAAACTAAAATCGGCTAATCACCGGAGCAAACGCTTATAGCTCATTACCCAACCCCAAAACTTGGCTTGTTATAATGAACCGAAAACTGAACAACCAAAAAGGGTTTGCTAGGGTTTATACTTAAAAATATGACAACACCTACTTTTCCATTTACACCATTTATTTTCCACTCTCAGCACTTTGCTTCAGGCTTTTCTTCGTAAACCCTTTTCCCCGCCTGAGCTGTTACAAAATTTCAGAAGCGATGCCAAGTTCAACTTGTTAAACATTGAATCGCCCTAGGGTTACGTAACCGCTTGACATTCCCCCCTGCTCTGTCTAAACTTGGGCTTATCGGATTAGCGGATAACCAAACACCCCGCCCGACAAAAATATGACATTATCACCACTACAACACGGGCTGAGCCTGTATCTGCATATTCCTTTCTGCCGCACGCGCTGCACCTATTGTGATTTCAATATATATACCAACCTGCGCCATCTATACCAACCTTACACCGAGGCATTGTGCCTCGAAGTGGAACGCACTTTGGCAGCGGTTGTGCGCCGGGATTACAATCCACTTGCGCCACTGTCTCTTGTTTCGGAAACTGGGGATGCGCTTCCACCGTTAGATATAGAGACGGTCTTTTTGGGCGGTGGCACTCCCTCGCTGCTCTCTCCTATGCTGTTAGAACGCATCATGACTTCAATCAGACGTTATGGGACAATTCGAGAAGATGCAGAAATCACGCTTGAAGCAAACCCCGGCACGCTCAATCTCGAAAAATTAAAGACGCTACGGGCAATAGGCATCAACCGCTTGAGCTATGGAGCGCAGACTTTTGACGACGCGCAACTGAAAAAACTGGGGCGCGCCCACGATAGCGCCGAAATTGGGCGCTCTTTTGCGCTGGCACGAGAAGCCGGATTCGATAACCTCAGCCTTGACTTTATCTACGGTTTGCCGGGTGAGACGCTGGAAAGTTGGCGCGATACGCTAGATAAGGCTCTCGCGTTGGAAGCGGAACATCTCTCGTTATATGGGCTGATTGTAGAAGAAAATACCTCTCTCGGTAAGCGCGTGCTGGCGGGTAAATTACCGCTGCCGGAGGATGATACTGCCGCCGATATGTACTTGCTGGCGTTAGAAAAGTTAGCACAGGCGGGTTATTTGCAATATGAGATCAGCAACTGGGCGCGGGGCAGTTTGGAAAAATACGCCTCACGCCACAACCTGACTTACTGGCTAAACCGTCCATATATCGGCTTCGGACCGGGGGCGCACTCCTGCTTTGCAGGCTATCGTTTTGCTGTTATCAAAGACCCGCGCGAATATATCCAGCGAATACA contains:
- the hemW gene encoding radical SAM family heme chaperone HemW, whose product is MTLSPLQHGLSLYLHIPFCRTRCTYCDFNIYTNLRHLYQPYTEALCLEVERTLAAVVRRDYNPLAPLSLVSETGDALPPLDIETVFLGGGTPSLLSPMLLERIMTSIRRYGTIREDAEITLEANPGTLNLEKLKTLRAIGINRLSYGAQTFDDAQLKKLGRAHDSAEIGRSFALAREAGFDNLSLDFIYGLPGETLESWRDTLDKALALEAEHLSLYGLIVEENTSLGKRVLAGKLPLPEDDTAADMYLLALEKLAQAGYLQYEISNWARGSLEKYASRHNLTYWLNRPYIGFGPGAHSCFAGYRFAVIKDPREYIQRIQTGESVIDNTEAEEVTPELKRTDTVILAWRTNAGLDLQAFEAEFGKSLDEFYPGKVARFLELGLLEEGFNAVGNPILRLTVRGRLLSNNVFVEFLPDV